Genomic segment of Anguilla rostrata isolate EN2019 chromosome 13, ASM1855537v3, whole genome shotgun sequence:
AGAATATGATTTCACAGAGAAAAGGTGACACAGAAAAAAGCCGTGCCAAGCAACCTCACGGGCTTCATTCAAACCAGGGAATACAGACAAAGAAAGTGATGAGATGGGGACCTCTACAGCTCAATATGCAGGCTACAATATTTCGTCATCATTATGAAAAAACATGTATAGATTCACAATGCAGGGAAAAACTAAGGACATTCAGTGCACACTtatctctgtttttaaaaataaaatgctttgttcACAAATTAGtcacaaaatataattatggGCCAAGAGAAGATCAGTGTTTGTTGATTTAAATTCCAATATAAATTCTTGAATTGAACAGGAACACAtacaagaaataataataattatttcaattcaatttcaagtaTACCTTTCCTAGTTTGAATCTGAGCCTGTTGTACAATTTAAGCATCGCTGAGCATTCCATTGGAGGCTTCCCAGGGAAATTCCTTTCCAtccaaaattttgaaaaattgttCTTAATGTCCAAGAAATTTTTTAGGCGCTCAGTATGGCCTAAAACAGGGTAATTGGGTAGACATGTTTGGAGACTTTGTTGTAATCTTCTCGCTGACCGATGTGGTTAACTATCACTAGAATAATATAACCACTTACCTTGATCCTTCCCTACATGCCTCTCATACActaaaaacactcaaaacattTAATCCAGTTATTATtcaaatcttaaaaaaaaaattattatggattaagaaaaaaatactaacaaaatgaaaattaaaaatagctttATCAGCTGACATTCTCCGACCTTGTCATATCTGCCATGTAGGCATGAATGCTAtcaatattttcacatattaCATGTTGACAAGTGTCTTGCTTTTAGCCAATTACAACTGCAGAACAGAGAGTCTTGAAGTCTTGTAAGACAGGGGACAATAATGCAAATGTCCATTGCAGATTAAAAGTATTCTGTAGCAAGAAACCTTCATGGCAACTACATTTctcaaaacaaccaaaatacattttttgccttttttaccACTTCCATGAAAACAGCActtaacaacacacacaaaaaggaaatacatttatttttttacttatgaGTTTGAAACATGACAGATTTGAAAGGGCAATGTGTAAATATCACAGTTGATTGCTATATTTTCCAGCATGCAAATGCAGTGAATAGTATCTGTGGTTAGTATCCGCTGAGAGGAATGTCACAtattacaaagaaaatacatttgtttctaGTTTCCCTAGATAaaatagcaacagcaacaatTACCCAGAGACTGGGCAGTCTAATGCTGAGATAACACAATATTAACCTTCATATGTTACTCGCCATTATCTTACAGGGTGATGGGTTTATATCCAATTATATATCCTTAGTGTACTTGAATTATGTGCTGCGCTGCTATTTAAAGCCCCAGACTAAAATTGGCATAAAGACCATGCGCTCAAGAACTCCTTTTGTAAACTTGCTTGCAGACTTGCTTCTCACAGCGAAGTTCCTTTGAAAGAGCAATACAGAAAGAAAAGGCATTAGGAAAGTTTGCCATAACAAGAATTTTGAATGCTTGTGTTTCTATAGCTGTAGATGTTTGGTCATACAAAACTAAATATCAGCAGTTTAAGAAGCAACTGCCATTTGTAATGCTATAGCTGGTGGTATCTCCCAGTAAAATGGAAAAGCCTTTACCAGGTGGAGCTTGTCTTCCTCTATCCAATGCGTCCAGCCTCggtttttcttctctcccctctgcacacacaccagtctgccATTGTCCCAGTTCACCACTGTCTACACAGTTtcgacatacagtatattatatgTCAAAACTATAACACGTCAATTTTAATATATCCATGCACAGTACATCACGTTTCATTGTTATACATCACTGATAAGCTGCTGTATTACAATGATGTACTGTGTAAAATACCCAGCAGTTCCTctactgttttaaaatgcatccaATTTAAACACCTAAACAAAGTCTGCAGCtagtatttgttttatctgCTAACAAATGGATAAAATAACAAGGATGAGATCACCTTATAGGGTACCACCCAAGAGACAGGCTGTGGGACACATTTAGACATAAATGTTGTACTTTTAGATGCGTGCTGAATTGCAATGGGTGATTAAAGCAGTATGTGTTTGAGGGGCGCTGAATCACTGAATGTCCTTTTCACCTGGCACTTCCTGTTGTCCAGTCCTTTGGTCACCTCCTCATATTCCTCCCCAATCTTGAAGGAGCATGTGTAGTTCCTGAAGgtgctgtatgttttaatgataAAGCAGTCCCCGTCCTGCTCTACGACCTTCTGCGGCTTCAGTACTCCTGCGATTTTGCGTGTGGCAAAGTCAATTCCtgcaagaacacaaaaaaacctgGGAGGTTATGTCAGAACACAACAGCCTCCAGGGCAGTTAATGATAGAGCTACTTCACAGGAAGGACCTCTATTGTCCTTCTCTGCCATTTTACTGGAATAAAAATGGCAATTATCAACTAAGCAAAAGTTCACACTGACTCACCTTACACGTTCGCAAGAACTGAATGGCAGGAAAAGTGGGAATATCTTTAGAATTCTTTCCCCCATAGTACAGTCAATAGGTCATTTCCTAAAAAACTCGGAGATAATAAAGTAGCCATCTTCTGAAGGTTAAATATATCTGCCATTAAAATGATGTATTCATAAGAACCCATGCAGATTTATGCTGTTGGTAACATAGGTAACACGATCATCACCAATTTGAGTTTAATAACCGTGGAAGGtcttgaaataaatgcaggatTAAACTAATCAAAATATATAACCTTATTTAAATTACCTTGGTCttttacaattaaaaacatatgtACAATGTACAAGGTTTCTAAACTTCGATTGAGTACTTGTCCAAATGTCttatttgacaaaaataaaacaaaaattgaaaaatgataaaataaaataaaaatcgcAAATAAGCGTCATTTAAAAGACTCTAAAAACTTTATGGAAACTGCGTTTTGTTCGTTTGTCTGTTGTTTAACGATAGAAGGCGCTACCTCCGAAAAATATCTGTAGTTCATTTTTTCACAATCCCTTGTTATTAACAAAAGGTCACAAAAATGATAGTTAATgctagcaaaataaaaaataccactGTACACGCAACGAACTGCACATGTCAGCCTGCTGATTACCAGTAGGCTAATTTGAAGTACTTCTTAATAACAGATGCACATACCCAGCGCTACCATGTAACCTTCAAAGTTATCGTTGCTGACAATGTCCCAAGTGCCGTTGTAGTCCGCAGACATGCTTATGGCGAAGTTGGACACCTGAAGTCAGAATCGTAGCAAAGCAACAGCAGGTTGGCCAGCGGGCTTCAAACTGAAATCAGTTCACTGAATACAAGCGGTTTTTAAAACCACTGAATGGGAAGAGGGTATGTAGGGGCCACttcaatctctttttttttctgtgtttagaAATGTGGGTAATAGGTGAACAACTGGTGAAAGGGGCACGCAGGACAAATGTGAGCTGAACTTTCACACATGT
This window contains:
- the LOC135238443 gene encoding retinoid-binding protein 7-like, whose product is MSADYNGTWDIVSNDNFEGYMVALGIDFATRKIAGVLKPQKVVEQDGDCFIIKTYSTFRNYTCSFKIGEEYEEVTKGLDNRKCQTVVNWDNGRLVCVQRGEKKNRGWTHWIEEDKLHLELRCEKQVCKQVYKRSS